The following DNA comes from Nothobranchius furzeri strain GRZ-AD chromosome 19, NfurGRZ-RIMD1, whole genome shotgun sequence.
acacatacacacacacacacacgcacgcacacacacacacacatgcgcacacacacacacacacacacacacacatacacacacacacacacacacacatacatacatacacacacatacacacacacacacacacactcacacacacacacacacacacacacacatacacacacacacacacacacacacacacacacacacacacacacacacacacacacacacagagacacacacacacacacacacacacacgcacacagagacacacacacacacacacagagacacacacacacacacacacacacacacacagagacacacacacacacacagagacacacacacacacacacacacacacacacagagacacacacacacacgcacgcacgcacacacatgcacgcacgcacacacacacacacacatacacacacacacatacatacacacacgcacgcgcatacacacatacacacacacatatacacacacacacacacacacacgcacgcacgcacacacacacatgcacgcacgcacgcacacacatgcacgcacgcacgcacacacacacacacacacacacacacagagacacacacacgcacgcacgcacgcacacacatgcacgcacgcacacacacacatgcacgcacgcacgcacgcacacacatgcacgcacgcacacacacacacacacacacacacacacacacacagacacacagacacacacacacacacacacacacacacacacacacatacatacacacacacacacacacacacacacacacacacacacacacacacacacacacacacatacatacacacacatacatacacacacgcacgcgcatacacacatacacacacacaaatacatacacatacacacacacacacacacacatatacacacacatacacacacacacacatacatacacatacacacacacatacatacacatacacacacacacatacatacacacacgcacgcgcatacacacatacacacacacacatacatacacatacacacacacacacacacatatacacacacacacacacacacacacacagacacacacacacatacatacacatacacacacacacatacatacacacacacacgcgcatacacacgcacacacacacacgcgcatacacacacacacacacacacacacacacatatacacacacacacacacagacacacacacacacacagacacacacacatacacacacacacacacacacgcatgcacacacacacacacacacacacacatatacacagacacacacacatacacacacacgcatatacacacacacacacgcatgcacacacactcacacacacatatacacagacacacacacatacacatacacacacacgcatgcacacacacacacacacacacacacacacacacacacacacacacacacatatacacagacacacacacatacacacacacacgcacgcacacacaggagCTCTGATAACGTTATCACGGTTTAGACGTTTTTCATCATGTTGTAAATCTGCTCGTCTGACAGCTGATTGGTCAGCGAGTCACTCGGAAACGCCTGACAAGCGGCTCCAAAATCTCATAAAACCAGCTTTATTCACAGCTGGAGCCTGAGCCTTTGGGCCCGACGCCTGAGGGTTGCAGGTTGAATGATTGTTGTTGTAAAGGGCCTTGAGGGGCTGCAGGACTCTAGTTGGGTAGAGTGATTCCCTCCATGAGGTTAGAACGGTTTTCCCTCATTCCCGAGTTCAAAAGCAGGATTCAACACAAGAATAAAGATGTTTGTTAAATAATGAATAGAAATTTATTAGAATTTTGCCAAAATTTGGCGCCaaagttaaaaaacaaacaaacacacatttcACAGAAATGATGAAGCGAGCACACGCCGGACCAACATGGTCTCCTCgggagaataaataaataaaaacataaataagcCCTTGGGTAAAAACAGCTGCAGGCGTGTTTCAGTCACGTCTGAGAAAACCTCCAGCAGCACTTCCTCGTCGCGTCTTCCTCCAGTTCGTTTGAAATGTTTCAGAGTCCTGAAAACATCCGCGTCCTGCTTCCGTCGGAGTGTCCAGCCTCAGCAGCAGCTTGTCCCCCTCCCAATGAGGGGGTGGTCCTGCAGCCGTGGGCCCGCCCCCTCTATCCAACGAAGGTTCCGTTTAGGACGCCGTGCTCTCGCCCTTCCACGGCCTGGCCCTGtggtgccgcctcaccgcccactTCTCCAGCAGTGTTCGGGTTCTGAGCGCCGCCCGGGGCCACGCCTGGTGGTTGTTTACGGTCTCACTTCTGTAAACACACAAACAGTCAGTCACCTGAACACAGCGTCCCTCCGACAGGTTTCACAACGACCATGCGAGCATGCACTGTTCCTAACGTGATTTATTCGGCTCTCGGTCGTTCATAAAATAAGTCCTTCAGCAGCGTCAGCAAAGTAACCCAAGGAACTTCCTGtattccttcacaataagagcctcaAACAGGCACACAGACCAACTGAAGCGTATCCAGTGAAACCCCTGGAGGCTCCAGATGAACCTGACCTGTATTCAGTTCTGACAGCGGTGCATTATGGGTATTGTAGGTCTGCATCAGTGCTGGTTCAAACTTATGACGTCATTTTGCTTTTTATTAACAGCTGTGATGTCATTGTAGTTAAAAAAGCCCTTTGGTAACTCGTTTAAACACGTGATCCCGCCAGATtagtttgtttatgtttacaaGTTCCGTTTTAGACGTGAAGAGGTTAaggacttatttatttattgaaaacaGGAGTTAAAATCTGGATTACACCGCTTTTCCATGAGCTGCTCCACCTGCCTCCTGGCACGTGATGCAGGTGAATTCCTCTCCATCTTTTCCTTTATGGAAACTAAATGATCTGAATAGATCTGAAGACAACTTCTGGCTCTTTGTTGCAGTAAATCATCTGTTTCGTTCGAGCTTTTACGCATTTGGCACACTGGttttacgcacgcacgcacaatgCGTGGTGGAGATATTTAGCTCCATACTGAAATCAATCTGGTCTCAGGTATTTCTTACCTTTCTGTCGCTCCCGTGTTGCGTCTGTGCGCGTGTTTGTCGTCCCGCGTGGGGCTCATCCGCGCGTCCGCTGCCAGCTCCAACCTGCGGGAGAAACCACAAGTCAGACTCGAACCACCAACCCAAACGGGACCGACTGGAGGCGACCCGGAGAGGGGTGTGCGTATGCGCCGTGTGTTCACCCACCTGAAGCAGAAGTTTGTGCAGCTCTGGTCGTTTTCTCGGATACACCGACACCGAGAGCCCCCGCCGGTCCCCGGAGAGTCCAGGACCGCGCGCTTGGCTCTGGGCGCGTACCCCAGTCCGTAAGAGACCACGCGCCTGGAGAGACACGAGCACGTGAAATTTAAACACCAGAGTCAGAGTTGCGCCTTGTGCGTCACAACGTGATCAATTTTTAATGTGCAAATGTAATTTAGTGCATGAAGGTCCGTGCGCGTTACTCACTCAGGTGTGTTGACCCAGATGATGTCCAGGTGGCAGAAATACACGCACTCCTTGTCCAGGAAATTAGCGCACGAGCAGCGCTTGTTGCGCACATGACGCTGCGCACTGACTGCGCTAGTTTCTGCAGCAGGCGCGGACAGAACTGGaaggacaaaaataaaaatgcGTTAAAAACGTTTTATTGAGCTGACCAGAGGCAGAAGTTCAACCCTACAGTCGCAGGTTTAAGTTCACGCAGAATGTTTGTCTTAATCTTTTTTACCTGAGCAGAAAATCCAGGAAAAAGTCACAGAAATCACGGAAATCCAAAGTCTAAAATCCATTTGGAAGCTTTTCATGAAACAGAAGAGATGAGAAGAATAATTCCTTCAGATATGAGAAAGTATCCCTCAGAGGGACGCTGCTGTCACTGCGGCCCCACATGTGCGGCGCCTGGCCTTTATaggactcctcctcctcctccttctcctcctccttgctgctccTCCGCTCCCTGATGTTTGTTTTTGACCCGATAAGGAGCCGTTCGGGCCCGGTGGAGGGTTTAAACACGACCTGTAACACAATGGTGGCGTGCAGCAAGCGGCCGGCAGGCGGCGCTGCAGTGGCGCATCTGACAGAGTTCATAAAGTCCACGTGAGAAGAGCGTGAAACGTCCTGAGACGCAGTTTGACGCAAGTTAAAATTTTTAattaataaaaacagttaaaaaacATCTGGATAGAAAATCTTAACAGATGTaatttaaaattatatttaattaaGTTTTTAATTAAAGACACTAGAGAATAACTTCAGAAGATTTACCAGG
Coding sequences within:
- the edn1 gene encoding endothelin-1; amino-acid sequence: MKSFQMDFRLWISVISVTFSWIFCSVLSAPAAETSAVSAQRHVRNKRCSCANFLDKECVYFCHLDIIWVNTPERVVSYGLGYAPRAKRAVLDSPGTGGGSRCRCIRENDQSCTNFCFRLELAADARMSPTRDDKHAHRRNTGATERSETVNNHQAWPRAALRTRTLLEKWAVRRHHRARPWKGESTAS